A window of Longispora fulva contains these coding sequences:
- a CDS encoding helix-turn-helix domain-containing protein, translating into MLEQPAFGRRLRHLRLLRGMSQAQLAGGEVSPSYISLVESGRRTPGDQIAQVIAERLGIPITEFDPAAPTDQGQRSHLVGLLLAARGARREGDSRFAAEQLRIVADGADALGEEDVAWEARWELAETHGDLSAYADKASVLTELLDRPLTAGSARLRSRLITALADLALCRGHLSEAVRLAEEAMAAADTLERGTPERVRARLILVATYTDRGDLDRASTALTELLDGYEDLPNQQLRGLASWVAADLYAAQERHPEALVMYDRAAEVLSPRVDLRLSARLSLATAAAVLTAGSDLGRVHDLLRRVRQAFELIGTEADLVRLVAVEAGAFLAGGDVPGALARVAEIADAPDLPPHELASCLMAAGLVQQVVGGHQGAEKSYRRAAELFDDVGAFRKSAAAWRTLADLLSARATA; encoded by the coding sequence GTGCTGGAGCAACCGGCCTTTGGCAGGCGCCTTCGCCACCTTCGCCTGCTGCGGGGCATGTCGCAGGCACAGCTCGCCGGTGGAGAGGTGTCGCCGAGCTACATCTCCCTGGTCGAGAGCGGCCGTCGCACGCCGGGTGACCAGATCGCCCAGGTCATCGCCGAGCGACTGGGCATTCCGATCACCGAGTTCGACCCGGCGGCGCCGACGGACCAGGGCCAGCGCTCCCACCTGGTCGGACTGCTGCTCGCCGCGCGCGGCGCCCGCCGCGAGGGCGACTCCCGGTTCGCCGCCGAGCAGCTGCGGATCGTCGCCGACGGCGCCGACGCCCTAGGCGAGGAGGACGTCGCGTGGGAGGCCCGCTGGGAGCTGGCCGAGACGCACGGCGACCTGTCCGCCTACGCGGACAAGGCGAGCGTCCTCACCGAACTCCTCGACCGCCCGCTGACCGCCGGATCCGCCCGGCTGCGCTCACGGCTGATCACCGCCCTGGCCGACCTGGCGTTGTGCCGGGGGCACCTGTCCGAGGCGGTCCGGCTCGCCGAGGAGGCGATGGCCGCCGCCGACACCTTGGAGCGGGGCACTCCGGAGCGCGTCCGGGCCCGGTTGATCCTGGTCGCGACCTACACCGACCGGGGCGACCTGGACCGGGCGTCGACAGCGCTCACCGAACTTCTGGACGGGTACGAGGACCTCCCCAACCAGCAGCTGCGTGGCCTGGCGAGCTGGGTCGCCGCGGACCTGTACGCCGCGCAGGAACGGCACCCCGAGGCGCTGGTCATGTACGACAGGGCCGCCGAGGTGCTCTCGCCCCGGGTGGACCTACGGTTGTCGGCCCGGCTGTCACTGGCCACCGCCGCCGCGGTTCTCACGGCCGGCAGCGACCTGGGCCGCGTACACGACCTGCTCCGCCGCGTCCGGCAGGCGTTCGAGCTGATCGGCACGGAGGCGGACCTGGTCCGGCTCGTCGCGGTCGAGGCCGGCGCGTTCCTGGCCGGCGGCGACGTGCCCGGCGCTCTCGCGCGGGTCGCCGAGATCGCCGACGCGCCGGACCTGCCCCCGCACGAACTCGCGTCCTGCCTGATGGCCGCCGGCCTGGTGCAACAGGTGGTCGGCGGCCATCAGGGCGCGGAGAAGTCCTACCGCCGCGCGGCGGAGTTGTTCGACGACGTCGGCGCGTTCCGCAAGTCGGCCGCGGCGTGGCGGACCCTCGCGGACCTGCTGTCCGCACGCGCCACGGCCTGA
- a CDS encoding acyl-ACP desaturase: protein MTAVIDSTRTTQLLEALAPVVADNLDRHVSVAREWMPHDYVPWSEGRDFAFLGGEDWEPGDSRLDPVAKASMILNLLTEDNLPSYHRAIATVFGRDGAWGEWVNRWTAEEARHGIAIRDYLVVTRGVDPVDLERRRMAHMSTGYIGRAPSMLHDLAYVSFQELATRVSHRNTGKATGCPLADQLLARIATDENLHMVFYRNLLNAAFELAPDETMRAVADEVVGFEMPGTSAPEFARAAAQIATAGIYDLRLHHDDVVQPVLRFWRVFDRADLGAEGERAREELAGYLSVLDAKASQFTERREALRARQAARAA from the coding sequence GTGACCGCTGTAATCGACTCGACCCGCACCACACAGTTGCTCGAGGCCCTGGCCCCGGTGGTCGCGGACAATCTCGACCGCCATGTGTCCGTGGCCAGGGAGTGGATGCCCCACGACTACGTACCGTGGAGTGAGGGCCGCGACTTCGCCTTCCTCGGCGGCGAGGACTGGGAGCCCGGCGACTCCCGGCTCGACCCGGTCGCCAAGGCGTCGATGATCCTCAACCTGCTGACCGAGGACAACCTGCCCTCCTACCACCGGGCGATCGCCACCGTCTTCGGCCGCGACGGCGCGTGGGGCGAATGGGTCAACCGGTGGACCGCCGAGGAGGCCCGGCACGGCATCGCGATCCGCGACTACCTGGTCGTCACCCGGGGCGTGGACCCGGTCGACCTGGAACGGCGCCGGATGGCGCACATGTCCACCGGGTACATCGGACGCGCCCCGTCGATGCTGCACGACCTGGCGTATGTGTCCTTCCAGGAACTCGCCACCCGCGTGTCGCACCGCAACACCGGCAAGGCCACCGGTTGCCCGCTCGCCGACCAGCTGCTCGCCCGCATCGCCACGGACGAGAACCTGCACATGGTCTTCTACCGCAACCTCCTCAACGCCGCGTTCGAGCTCGCACCCGACGAGACGATGCGCGCGGTCGCCGACGAGGTGGTCGGCTTCGAGATGCCGGGGACCAGCGCGCCGGAGTTCGCCCGGGCCGCCGCGCAGATCGCCACCGCCGGCATCTACGACCTGCGCCTGCACCACGACGACGTCGTGCAGCCGGTGCTGCGGTTCTGGCGGGTCTTCGACCGCGCGGATCTCGGCGCCGAGGGCGAGCGGGCCCGGGAGGAACTGGCCGGATACCTCAGCGTCCTCGACGCCAAGGCCTCGCAGTTCACGGAGCGCAGGGAGGCACTGCGGGCCCGGCAGGCCGCCCGGGCGGCGTGA
- the fabG gene encoding 3-oxoacyl-ACP reductase FabG has protein sequence MGRSALVTGGNRGIGRAIADALAESGDSVAVTYRSGEPPAGFLAVPCDVTDPETVESAFATVEATHGPVEVLVANAGITRDGLVATMSEESFAAVLDTNLTGVYRVVRRAVRPMVRARRGRIVLISSVVAMQGAAGQSNYAAAKAGLIGFARSLTRELGGRGITVNVVTPGFVLTDMTAGLPDKVRDAALAGIPLGRYADPAEVAHVVRFLASEQAGYVTGAVVPVDGGLGMGY, from the coding sequence ATGGGCAGATCAGCTCTCGTCACGGGAGGAAACAGAGGCATCGGACGCGCGATAGCTGACGCTCTCGCGGAGTCCGGCGACTCCGTCGCGGTCACCTACCGTAGTGGCGAGCCGCCGGCCGGATTCCTGGCGGTTCCCTGCGACGTGACCGACCCGGAGACCGTGGAGAGCGCCTTCGCGACCGTCGAGGCCACGCACGGCCCGGTCGAGGTGCTGGTGGCCAACGCCGGTATCACCCGGGACGGTCTGGTGGCCACGATGTCGGAGGAGTCCTTCGCCGCCGTGCTCGACACCAACCTGACCGGGGTGTACAGGGTGGTCCGTCGAGCCGTGCGTCCGATGGTCCGGGCCCGCCGCGGGCGGATCGTGTTGATCTCCTCGGTGGTGGCGATGCAGGGCGCGGCAGGCCAGAGCAACTACGCGGCGGCCAAGGCCGGATTGATCGGGTTCGCCCGGTCGCTCACCCGGGAGCTCGGCGGCAGGGGGATCACCGTCAACGTCGTGACCCCCGGGTTCGTTCTGACCGACATGACGGCGGGCCTGCCGGACAAGGTCCGCGACGCCGCGCTGGCCGGGATTCCGTTGGGTCGCTACGCCGACCCGGCCGAGGTCGCCCACGTGGTGCGGTTCCTGGCCAGCGAGCAGGCCGGGTATGTGACCGGGGCGGTCGTCCCGGTCGACGGTGGACTAGGAATGGGGTACTGA
- the fabI gene encoding enoyl-ACP reductase FabI: MGILEGKRILVTGVLTDASIAFHVARLAQQEGATVVLTGYGRLSLVRRIAQRLPQPAPVVELDVTDAEQVDGLADRLAEHVDGLDGVLHAIAYAPPAALGDNFLHTPWADVATAVHTSTYSLKALAMGVQPLLANPASIVGLDFDAAVAWSGYDWMGVAKAGLESCSRYLARHLGPRGVRVNLVAAGPLRTVAAKNIPGFSDTEAVWDARSPLGWKADDIDAAARACVGLLSDWFPATTGEIVHADGGYHAMGD, translated from the coding sequence GTGGGAATCCTCGAGGGCAAGCGGATCCTGGTCACAGGCGTGCTGACGGACGCCTCCATCGCCTTCCATGTGGCGCGACTCGCCCAGCAGGAGGGTGCGACGGTGGTGCTCACCGGGTACGGCCGGCTGAGCCTCGTGCGCAGGATCGCCCAGCGGCTGCCGCAGCCCGCGCCGGTGGTGGAGTTGGACGTGACGGACGCCGAGCAGGTCGACGGCCTCGCCGACCGGCTCGCCGAGCACGTCGACGGACTGGACGGGGTGCTGCACGCCATCGCCTACGCGCCGCCGGCGGCCCTGGGCGACAACTTCCTGCACACCCCGTGGGCGGACGTGGCCACGGCGGTGCACACGTCGACGTACTCCCTGAAGGCTCTGGCCATGGGTGTTCAACCGCTGTTGGCCAACCCTGCTTCGATTGTCGGACTCGACTTCGACGCGGCTGTGGCATGGTCCGGATATGACTGGATGGGCGTCGCCAAGGCCGGCCTGGAGTCGTGCTCGCGGTACCTGGCTCGGCACCTGGGCCCCCGGGGGGTGCGGGTGAACCTGGTCGCGGCCGGGCCGCTGCGGACCGTCGCGGCGAAGAACATCCCGGGCTTCTCCGACACCGAGGCCGTGTGGGACGCCCGCAGCCCGCTGGGTTGGAAGGCGGATGACATCGACGCCGCGGCCCGGGCGTGCGTGGGTTTGTTGTCGGACTGGTTCCCCGCGACCACGGGCGAGATCGTGCACGCCGACGGCGGGTACCACGCGATGGGTGACTGA